In the genome of Montipora foliosa isolate CH-2021 chromosome 3, ASM3666993v2, whole genome shotgun sequence, one region contains:
- the LOC137996743 gene encoding uncharacterized protein, which produces MLNLITVRMMVTRIFLLLCLFQVTLAQVSVNSNMKSFSYAIKAGWINPNVEKTLYEHDTGEPGVITEQWFTGFTMNQNSRIRIYIDGELEASLDFDLFLAHGIGFTEKQDIKNIPWGTRRIDDDAENGGIYNTVRIPFSRSFRVTATTQSSGYFWYIVRGVENYPVVLGDLILPSNTRLRLYKNENFYLRPLEFLPLADIKSSAGALFMVTMVAESSNLVFLEGCMRAYIDGSNKTTWLSSGTEDFFLSAFYFNEGLYHLPNAGLTFLDRHGRVSAYKFFENDPLLFTKSFELWWRCSDTIIDKDIYGCPNTWPDPTPPRDREFFTKYAAFKDKLYSKGAALHKDNLDSKLHFTGKEALSSEEIITLKQKIAKEGPVGNMPMAPATVTTYTWVYEW; this is translated from the coding sequence ATGCTGAATTTGATAACTGTCAGAATGATGGTGACACGAATTTTCCTTCTTCTGTGTCTTTTTCAAGTGACATTAGCACAGGTTTCTGTTAATTCAAACATGAAGTCGTTCTCCTATGCCATAAAGGCTGGTTGGATAAACCCCAACGTAGAGAAAACTCTTTACGAACACGACACTGGCGAACCTGGTGTCATAACGGAGCAGTGGTTCACAGGGTTTACGATGAATCAAAACAGCAGAATAAGAATCTACATTGACGGTGAATTGGAGGCAAGTCTTGATTTCGACCTGTTCCTCGCTCATGGAATAGGATTTACTGAGAAACAAGACATAAAGAACATACCGTGGGGAACTAGACGAATTGATGACGACGCTGAAAATGGCGGAATATACAACACAGTTCGCATCCCGTTTAGCAGATCATTCCGAGTTACTGCTACCACACAGAGCTCTGGTTACTTTTGGTACATCGTCCGAGGAGTGGAGAATTATCCTGTAGTCTTAGGCGATCTTATTTTACCCTCAAACACAAGATTAAGGCTCTATAAAAACGAGAACTTCTACTTGAGACCATTGGAGTTCCTTCCATTGGCGGACATCAAGAGCTCAGCGGGAGCATTATTTATGGTGACAATGGTTGCAGAAAGCTCGAATCTTGTATTTCTTGAGGGCTGCATGCGAGCATATATCGACGGCAGCAACAAAACAACTTGGCTTTCCTCTGGTACGGAGGATTTCTTCCTGTCTGCATTTTACTTCAACGAGGGATTGTATCATCTTCCAAATGCCGGCTTGACTTTCCTTGACAGGCACGGACGTGTTAGTGCTTACAAGTTTTTCGAGAACGACCCATTGCTGTTTACAAAATCCTTCGAGCTTTGGTGGAGATGCAGTGACACGATCATTGACAAAGACATATATGGTTGTCCCAACACTTGGCCAGATCCTACACCTCCAAGAGATAGGGAGTTTTTCACAAAATATGCTGCATTCAAAGATAAGCTCTACAGTAAAGGAGCAGCTCTGCACAAAGATAATCTTGACAGCAAACTGCATTTTACTGGGAAAGAAGCGTTGTCCTCTGAGGAGATAATCACACTGAAGCAAAAGATTGCAAAGGAAGGTCCTGTAGGCAATATGCCAATGGCGCCCGCAACAGTAACCACATACACATGGGTGTATGAATGGTGA